Proteins encoded in a region of the Pieris napi chromosome 5, ilPieNapi1.2, whole genome shotgun sequence genome:
- the LOC125049931 gene encoding U6 snRNA-associated Sm-like protein LSm5 has translation MSQPLPNPNTLLPLELVDKCIGSRIHIIMKNDKEMVGTLQGFDDFVNMLLDDVTEYESTPEGRKITKLDQILLNGNNIAMLVPGGEMPGDSYEGQ, from the coding sequence atgtcgCAACCTCTACCGAATCCGAATACATTATTGCCTCTTGAACTTGTGGATAAATGTATAGGATCAAgaattcatattattatgaagAATGATAAAGAAATGGTTGGAACTCTTCAAGGTTTTGATGACTTTGTAAACATGTTATTAGATGACGTGACGGAATATGAATCTACACCTGAAGGCAGAAAAATAACCAAACTGGACCAAATACTTCTTAATGGAAATAATATAGCTATGTTGGTTCCTGGAGGAGAAATGCCTGGTGACTCATATGAAGGGCAATGA